The genomic stretch AGCAGATGCGGAAAATTTTTCGGATATTGGTGATTTGTTTTTGGGTCGGTTGCCTGAATTTTGGGACTACCGGGGGAGCCGAAGGGGCCGGGATGGAGCGAAATCCCTTTGCTTTTCCTCCAGGGGTTCAGAAAGGGGCCATGGTAAAAAAAGAGGGCAGCGGCCCTGAAAAGACGGCTCAGGAATCGGCTCCTTTGTTGCAAGTCACCACGATCCTGATCAGCGGTCGGACCAAAGTAGCGGCCATCAACGGGGCCTTGCTGCGCATTGGAGACGAGGTGAGCGGCTATCGCATTACGGAGATCGAAGAACGACAGGTGACCTTATCTCGAGGAAAGGAAAAACGGGTGGTGAAAATAGATCCGACGGAAAAAATTTATTTTAAAAACACGGAGTCTAATAATCGGATAATGGGATTTTCAAGATGAAAATCTTTTATGGGATGGCGGCGCTGATCGTCTGTTTGGGATTAGGGGCTGGGGAAGGCCTGGGGGCTGAAACGCAGGGCAAAGAGCTGATCATACCTACCCTGGAAGAGGCCAAACCCCTGACAACCGGACAGATCCCTAAAGAAAAATTGTATTCCCTGACCGTCCGGGATGCCGACCTGAAGGAGGTCCTTTTCGCTTTTTCCAAGGACAATGGGGTAAATATCATTGTGGATCCGGATGTGGTCGGAACGGTAACGGTAGATCTGAAGAATGTAACCATGGCTGCAGCCTTGGATGCCCTGCTTAAACCACTTGATCTCGAATATAAACAGAAAGATAATATAATAAGAGTTTCCCGACCAAGAATGGAAACGCGTACCTTTGTTTTGAATTATTTAACGACTATTAGAAGAGGTTCGGGATCGGTTAAAGGTGTTGGCGGATCTTCATCCACTTCAGCCGGTCAACCATCGGGGGCCTCACCTGGGGGGAGTAGCGGGGGGAATATAGCCAGTCAGGTGATCACGGAAGATTTTTCCAATCTTTGGGAAGAAATCGAAAAAGGAATTAATAATCTTATTACCAAAAAAACGGGGAAAAGGATTATTTCAAGGGATCAGATCATTGGAAGAAGGCAACTCGATGAATCAGTAAAGGACCCCAAAGGTGGCTTAAAAGCAGCGGCAGGTCCGGATGCAGCAGTAGCTGGAACCGGACCAACTGGTATCACTAAAGGCGAAACCAAACTGACTGAAGAATACGAAACAGATTCCGATGGCAAGCTCATTATTAATAAAATGGCAGGGATTATATTAGTGAAAGATTATCCGGAAAAGCTTCGTGAAGTGGAAAATTTTTTGGCCAAAGTCGAGGAGACGGTTCAACGCCAGATTTATATAGAGGCCAAGGTCATCGAGGTCCAATTAAATAATGCCTTTCAATTTGGCATTGATTGGCGGCTGGTCCCCAATATCATGGGCAGCGGATTCGGGGGATTTTTCCGTCAGAATCTTTCGAGCACGCTGAGTTTTCCGGCCAATAATCAGGTCCAAGTCGGGGTGTCCAATGCCGATTTTAATGCCTTGATCGATGCCCTGTCCACCCAGGGAAAGGTCGATATCCTCTCCAACCCCAGGGTTTCCACTTTGAATAATCAGAAGGCGATCATAAAAGCGGCGATTGATGATGTCTATTTCGATGTCACTGTGGCGGCCGGTACCCCTCCTATTACAACGGCAACCCCGAAATATATTACCATCGGCGTCATCCTGGATGTGACGCCGCAGATCGATTCCGATGGCACGATTATCATGGATATTCATCCCAGTGTCACAGAACGGCAGGGTACGGCCAGTTTCCCGGGAACGGGGCAGCAGGCACCCATAATCAGCGTCCGGGAGACCCAGACCATTGTCCGGGTGCGCGATGGGCAGACCATCCTGATTGCCGGTTTGATGCAGTCCAAGGAAAAGGAAGAGTTGTCCGGGGTCCCCTGCCTGATGAATGTCCCGGTTGCCGGCGAGGCCTTCCGGCATACCCGAAAGGATAAAACGAAATTTGAGATTATTGTTTTGATTACCCCGACGATCTATTCGCACAAGAAGATACTGGATTTTACCAAACAAGGAGAGCGGGTGGTCCAGGATATGCAGGCCGTCCCAACACCCAGCCGGCAGGATCTGGTGAGGTAAACCATGTATGAGCGTTATTTCGGACTTAAAGAGAAGCCCTTCCGGATAACCCCGGACCCCCGGTTTTTATATCTCAGTGAAAAACATGCCGAGGCCCTGGATCATCTGTATTACGGGATAACCCAGGGAGAAGGCTTTATGGTCATCAGCGGAGACGTGGGAACGGGGAAAACCACCATAATCCGCTCCCTTTTGGAACGCCTGGATGACCCTAAAATCCAGACGGCCATCGTCCTTAATCCTTTGCTGGAGATCGAAGACCTGTTTAAGACCATTCTGGAGGATTTCGGGCTCTCGCCAAAGGGAATTTCCAAAAAAGAGTTGATCGATCAACTGAATGCCTTTCTATTATCCCTGAACCAGGAAGGGAAAAAAGCGGTCGTCATTATTGACGAGTCCCAGAATCTGGCCCCCGACCTATTGGAGGAACTCCGGTCCCTTTCCAATCTGGAAACGGCTCAGGAAAAACTCCTCCAGATCGTTCTGGTCGGCCAACTTGAATTATGGAACAAAATCAACAGCCCCAACCTGAGGCAACTCAAGCAGCGGATATCGGTCAACTATCGCCTGGAGCCCTTATCTTATAAGGAGATGCGGGGCTATATCCACCATCGAATGACGATTGCCGGTTTTAAGGGCGAATTGGCGTTTTCCTTCAGGGCCTTACGTCGGGTTTATACGGTCTCGAGGGGCATTCCCCGTTTGATCAATCTGCTTTGTGATCGGACTTTGCTGGTCCTTTATATTGAGCAGAAGATGGAGGTGACGTCGACTCATATTAAAAAGGCTTTAGACAGCCTTCGGGGGGGGAAGCGTCCCTTTTCTATTTTCAGAGAAAAATTTTTTCGGCGTCTGGCCTTTGGGGGGATCGGAGGTTTGGTCATTTTTTTAGGCACTTTAAGCCTGCTCTGGTTAACGCCCAGGAGCCATACGACTCTGGAAGCAACCGTTATTTCAGCAGAGGCTCCCAAAACCCAGGATACGACCCGCTTTCAAAAATATTCAGTGCATATTGCTTCCTTTAAGAAAAAGAAAACGTCCGAAGAAGCTTTGGGAAAAATTCTGCATGAAGGCCTGGAAGCCTTTGAAATGATCGTCCATCTCCCGGAAACAGGGACCTGGTACCGGATCTTTGTGGGCCAATACGATACCCGGGAAGAAGCCCAAAGTCTGGCCAATCGGTTGAAGGAAAGCGGATTATTCCCTTATTCCGTGGTGACGCACCTTCCCCAGGAAAAGGCCCTTCAACAAACCGACAGAGGCCTTCAGCCGGCCCCTGACCGCTCGAAAGGACAGGGGCCGAAGCTATGAGCCTTATCCGGGAGGCCTTAAAAAGATCTGCCGATGAAACCGATCCACCTTCCACCTTATCATCCCCTATAAGGCCCGAAAAAAAGAAATCCGGGTCTTCTCAGATAGTAAAATACGGGGTGCTCCTTTTTTTACTGGCCTGTCTGGGAGGGGGACTGGTTTTCTTGTTTTTCCCGTCCAACCCGGCTGTAAAAAAAATAGAAGTTCCTTCGATCCCAAGACAAATTGTTACAAAAAGTGAGACAGGACCACAGGAACCCGTACTTATCCAGGAAAAGGTTGACTCCCAGCCGGTAACAATCGGGAAAGTGGAGGACCAAAGGCCTCAACCTTCAACCTTGTCGAAGGTGCAGTCTGAAAAGGGGCCGGCCCAAAGATCAGAAGGATTTTTTAAGGTCGCCCCTCCCCGGTTTATAATTCCAAAACCCATGGTCCGGAAAAAATCAAGTCCTGCTGCATCACGGAAATCGGTGCCCCAAATCAGACCGCCCGGGGAAGACCTGGAAATCCCTAAGGCCCAGGCAATCCCTGAAGAAACGGACCCCCTGCGGGTGGTTCATTTATTTAATGAGGCCGTTTTGAATCAGAAAAAGGGCCTTTCCAATCAAGCCCTTCAGACCTATCAGGAGATTTTAACCCTTCGACCCAGTCACTGGGAGACCTATAATAATCTGGGGCTGATCTATCAGGACCAAAAGCACTATTCAAAAGCCTTGGAGATGTTTCAGAAGGCCCTGGCACTGAACCCCCATTATCTCAAGGGCTATAATAATCTGGGCCTTTTCTATTTGAACCTGGGAAAATGGGCCGAGGCCGTAAACCAATTCCGGAAGGCCCTGGATTTGGACCCCAACTTTTTACCGGCCTATATTAACCTGGCCACCGCCTATATGAGACAGGGACGGGTCGAACAAGCCCGAAAAGGGCTTCAAAAGGCCCTGGAACATGATTCCGAAAGTTTGGAAGCCCATTATAATTTGGGCCTCCTTTGGGAAAAAGAAGGGGTGGAAGACAAGGCCCTTGAACATTATCAGAAATTTGTCTCCAAGGCCCAGGGGCCTTATATGGACCTGGCTAATCAATTAAAAAAGAGGTGGCCGGAGTTGAAATAGCAGAGGGCAAAGGGCATAGAGCGAAGGGCAAAGAGTTAACTGTTAAAACTCTCTGCCCTCTGCCCTCTGCTCTATGCTATTTTTCCCACCAGACATTGGCCGAAGGGGGATCATACAATTTGACTTTACCGCCCTGTCTGACCAAAGGGGCGGTCTGATCTTCATTGGCTTCATGGAACAGGCGGTCTATGGTCAACATAAGACCCAGGAGGGGGCCGTATTCCGAGAAGGCCTGTTTTCCATATACCGAGCAACTCGGGAGCATGTAGCAATTAGATTCCAGAACCGGGGAGAGGATTTTTTGATAGCCCTCGATACCTAACGATAAAAAAGAGGGGGCATTCAGGGGAGGTTGGGCGTCGGCAGGTTCCAATCCATGTCCCTGAAGGGGCAGGGCGAGCAGCATAAAGATAAGCAGGTTGATAAGATTAGCTCTTAAAGGACGTTTGGCGATAATCATTTTTTTTCTGACCATGCGGTCTTTATTAAATTTGATGGACATGTAAGAAGTCGCCAAGGCTCGCATTACGTCATTCCGGCGAAAGCCGGAATCCAGGTTTAATGGTCTGGTTTCCGGTTTCCACCGGGACAGTGTCTGGACCCCGGGTTTCACCGGGGTGACGGTATGAGTGACTTTATTTTTACTCTAAAAAGTTCGCCTGAGTGTCATAAATAACCCGGATGCAGAGGGGATGGAGGAAAAGATGCCGAATCGGATCCCATAACCTTCCATAAAATCGGTTTCCAGTTTTTTATTGATTTTATGGGCGCTGTTTACGGCACTATAAATGTTTCCCGAATACCAGGCCAGTTCGATAAAACCCAAGAGGGCCCCTAGACCGCTGTTGCCCTGTTGAAAAGAGGAGATGGCCGCCCAGGTAAAGAGACCGTTTATGCTAAAGGCGATCAAAGCGTCCTGCCGACGATCTAAATACCAGTGTCCGGCCCCCGGAAGAAAGGCTGCCAGGGTCCCGGCGATTAATGGAGATTTATAAGGGAGTTGTTTGGCTTTCCGGAAAAAGACTTCGTGGCTCTCTTTTTCCGAATCCGTTAAAGGGAAGGTTTTTAATTTTAATCGAGCCTGATCAGAGCGTTTTTGGGTAATAAGACCCCAAAGAACGGATCGAGCCGCCTGGATTTTGAAAGATGAGGCACCCTCCTGGAGGATTTTTTCCCAAAGGTCCAAGGCCTCATCCTCCCGGTCCAATTTCCAGAGGATCCTTCCGACTTTGAATTGGATTTCTTCTTTATAAGGGGTAGCGGGGCTTTTTTTCAGGACTCCTTCCCAATGGAGGAGAGCCTCTTTAAAGGATTTGGTTTGAAACAGGGCTTCTCCCAAAAGGTAATCGGTCTCATCGGCCTTTGATCCTGAAGGATTGAGAAAGAGATATCTTTTGAATTCGGTTATGGCTCGAAAATAATCCTGATGTTGAAAGAGATGCCGGGCAAAGGCGAACTGCGATTCTCCCGCGTCGGGGATTTCAGCCGGGTTGGACCAGGCCAGGGCCGGCAGGAAAAGGATCAGCAGCAAAGGGATAACCTGTTTTCTCAAGAAGGCTTTTCTCCCCCTGCAGGATAAGGCCGGCACGGAGAGATTATTTGATTTCATGCTTGCGGTGCCCCTGTTGGCGTTATAATGTCAGGCAAGATGCTGACCTATTGACCAAAGTCAATGGGTTGCAAAAGGGTTAATGGTATAGGAGAAAGTAACGCGCCCTGGCAGGGAACATACCATAGGGCCTTTTAATAGCCAAGAAATATGTTGGAGTACAATTATTATTTATCAGGTGGTTATCAGTTGTAATAGAAAAAAAGATGTGTTAAAAAGTCGGCAAGTTTTTATTTTTTCGATGACAGGGAGCGGACTATGCCCAACCGGTACCGGACCATTGGGATCCTTATTTTTTTATTCATTATTTTGGGACTTTCCCTTTCTTCCCAAGGGGCCGACGGCCCCCTTTCCTTTGGTTCAGGAACAGCCAAAGAACCCTGGGACATCGAGGCCCGGGAACTGAGTTATGATAAAGATACCGACATCTATACGGCCGTTGGGGAAGTGGTCATCAAAAAAGGCCCCAGGGTCTTAAAGTGTGATTACGCCCAGGTCAACCACAAAACCATGATTGCCCAGGCTCGAGGGCATGTGGAATTTATTTCAGCCGGTGATGAACTACGCGGAGATGCATTGACGGTTGATTTGAAAAATCAGACCGGTGAGGTCACACACGGCCGGCTTTTCCTGAAAAAGAATAATTTTCACATTACCGGGGAGCGGATCTGGAAAACAGGGGAACAAAGCTATAAGATCATGAACGGGACGTTGACCTCCTGTGACGGGGAAAACGTCCCCTGGGAGATCAGGTCCAAGGAATTGCTGGTCACCATCGACGGTTATGGACAGGCCTGGCACCCCACCTTCCGGATAAAGAAAATGCCCGTTCTATACGCTCCTTATGCCCTTTTCCCGGCCAAGACCACCCGGCAGAGCGGCTTTTTGATCCCCGAGCCGGGATATTCCAGCCGCGACGGGTTGACCTTGAATCTCCCTTTTTATTGGGCCATTTCCGGAAATACCGACGCCACCTTTTACGAGTATATGATGAGTCGCCGGGGTTTCATGCAAGGGGCTGAATATCGGTATGTCCTTTCTCCCCAATCCAAAGGCACCCTGATTGTGGATTATCTTTTTAAGGATGGATTGAGCCAGGAAGAATTTAATAAGGGAAACATCAGCAAACCCTATTCGGATCGGTACTGGTTTCGTTCCAAGATCAACCAGGGCCTGCCGGCCAACATGGATTTGAAAATGGATCTGGACTGGGTCAGCGACCGGGATTATTTGAAAGAATTCCGGGGCACACCCAACGGTCTGGATCGTAACCGGCGGACTTTTTTGAGTGAGTTTTATCGGGATCTGGACGATGAAACCCAGCTCATCAGGCGGAATGCCGCGGTAATCACCAAAAACCTGGGCACTTATAATTTTACCGGCGGGTTTACCTATTACCAGGAATTGCCCGAAACCAATACCACCTTAAATCAACTCCCCTATGCCCGTTTTGACGGTATTAAACAGGAATTCTGGAAGGGATTGTTTTTTCAATGGGGTTCTACCTATAATAATTACTGGCGTACCAATCTGGATCGGGGACAGGTGATGGAACTCACCCCGACCCTCTACTATCCGGTCAAGTTCCGGAACTATCTTAATATGGAAACCTCCATTGGATTGACCGAGACCCTGGTTCAGGCTGACAATAGGCAAAGTAGTGCCGTCGATTCTTTCGGGACCCGTTCCGTACCCAACTTCAAAATGGATATGTCTACCGACTTTCAAAGGATTTTTTCCCTTTCGGGAGGGGAAGTTCAAAAGATTAAACATAATATCCGGCCTCAACTGATCTATAATTATGTCCCTGAAATTAAGCAGGATTCCTTGCCCACTTTTGTCCCGGCTATTACCAAGCTTAATACCGTGACCTACTTATTGACCAATACCCTGACCGGGAAATCGTTTTTGGGAAAAGGGGGACAAGGGGAGGACCTTTTCGGCTATCGGGATTTTCTCCTGTTTAAATTATACCAGACCTATGATATTAATGTGGCCCGAGGAGGGACCGCGACTACCACGACTACTACGACTACTGGGACCACCACGACGACGACTACTACTACCACTACGCATCCCTTTTCCAACGTCATTGGTGAACTGGAGGTAATTCCCGGCCCCTATCTCTCTTTACGATCCAGTGCCGGGTGGTCCCCCAATACCGGACAGTTGGATACCCAAACGCACAACTTGACCGTGATGGATAAAAAAGGCAATCGGGCTTATGTAGAATATTTGGCCGCCAATGGGGATCAGATCAGGCAGATCAATTCCGACCTGTTCTGGAAAATCAGTTCTATCTGGTCGGCCAATTTTCTTACCAGATATTCCCTGGATCAGAATAAAAATTTTGAAACGACCTTTGGAGTGACTTATACCCATCAATGTTGGGGGATAAAACTCAATTACACCGATACACCGGATGATAAAAGAATCCTCTTTTCCTTTTCTTTAAAAGGGTTGAGTGAATTTTAGATGTTTAATTTAATCTTTTAATAAAATGGGTTATGGACCGAATCCGCCAAATCATTGAAGAATTTCTGTATCAACAAGAGACCGAGCAAAGATTGTCGACCCATTCCTTAAGAGGATATCGTCAGGATTTGGGGGAATTTTTGGATTATCTCACCCTTCAAAGGGTGGAAGCCATCGGGCAATTGGATCTGCCTTTGATAAGGGGGTTTTTGGCCCGATTGCACAAAAAAAATAAGAAAAGCACGGTGGCCCGAAAGATGGCCGCCCTGCGGTCCTGTTTCGGTTATGCCCAGAAAAAGGGATGGATTCTGGAAAACCCGATAGCCCAGGTCCGGACTCCCAAGGTTGAAAAAACAATCCC from Deltaproteobacteria bacterium encodes the following:
- a CDS encoding LPS-assembly protein LptD, with protein sequence MPNRYRTIGILIFLFIILGLSLSSQGADGPLSFGSGTAKEPWDIEARELSYDKDTDIYTAVGEVVIKKGPRVLKCDYAQVNHKTMIAQARGHVEFISAGDELRGDALTVDLKNQTGEVTHGRLFLKKNNFHITGERIWKTGEQSYKIMNGTLTSCDGENVPWEIRSKELLVTIDGYGQAWHPTFRIKKMPVLYAPYALFPAKTTRQSGFLIPEPGYSSRDGLTLNLPFYWAISGNTDATFYEYMMSRRGFMQGAEYRYVLSPQSKGTLIVDYLFKDGLSQEEFNKGNISKPYSDRYWFRSKINQGLPANMDLKMDLDWVSDRDYLKEFRGTPNGLDRNRRTFLSEFYRDLDDETQLIRRNAAVITKNLGTYNFTGGFTYYQELPETNTTLNQLPYARFDGIKQEFWKGLFFQWGSTYNNYWRTNLDRGQVMELTPTLYYPVKFRNYLNMETSIGLTETLVQADNRQSSAVDSFGTRSVPNFKMDMSTDFQRIFSLSGGEVQKIKHNIRPQLIYNYVPEIKQDSLPTFVPAITKLNTVTYLLTNTLTGKSFLGKGGQGEDLFGYRDFLLFKLYQTYDINVARGGTATTTTTTTTGTTTTTTTTTTTHPFSNVIGELEVIPGPYLSLRSSAGWSPNTGQLDTQTHNLTVMDKKGNRAYVEYLAANGDQIRQINSDLFWKISSIWSANFLTRYSLDQNKNFETTFGVTYTHQCWGIKLNYTDTPDDKRILFSFSLKGLSEF
- a CDS encoding membrane protein insertion efficiency factor YidD; translation: MSIKFNKDRMVRKKMIIAKRPLRANLINLLIFMLLALPLQGHGLEPADAQPPLNAPSFLSLGIEGYQKILSPVLESNCYMLPSCSVYGKQAFSEYGPLLGLMLTIDRLFHEANEDQTAPLVRQGGKVKLYDPPSANVWWEK
- a CDS encoding tetratricopeptide repeat protein; amino-acid sequence: MSLIREALKRSADETDPPSTLSSPIRPEKKKSGSSQIVKYGVLLFLLACLGGGLVFLFFPSNPAVKKIEVPSIPRQIVTKSETGPQEPVLIQEKVDSQPVTIGKVEDQRPQPSTLSKVQSEKGPAQRSEGFFKVAPPRFIIPKPMVRKKSSPAASRKSVPQIRPPGEDLEIPKAQAIPEETDPLRVVHLFNEAVLNQKKGLSNQALQTYQEILTLRPSHWETYNNLGLIYQDQKHYSKALEMFQKALALNPHYLKGYNNLGLFYLNLGKWAEAVNQFRKALDLDPNFLPAYINLATAYMRQGRVEQARKGLQKALEHDSESLEAHYNLGLLWEKEGVEDKALEHYQKFVSKAQGPYMDLANQLKKRWPELK
- a CDS encoding AAA family ATPase: MYERYFGLKEKPFRITPDPRFLYLSEKHAEALDHLYYGITQGEGFMVISGDVGTGKTTIIRSLLERLDDPKIQTAIVLNPLLEIEDLFKTILEDFGLSPKGISKKELIDQLNAFLLSLNQEGKKAVVIIDESQNLAPDLLEELRSLSNLETAQEKLLQIVLVGQLELWNKINSPNLRQLKQRISVNYRLEPLSYKEMRGYIHHRMTIAGFKGELAFSFRALRRVYTVSRGIPRLINLLCDRTLLVLYIEQKMEVTSTHIKKALDSLRGGKRPFSIFREKFFRRLAFGGIGGLVIFLGTLSLLWLTPRSHTTLEATVISAEAPKTQDTTRFQKYSVHIASFKKKKTSEEALGKILHEGLEAFEMIVHLPETGTWYRIFVGQYDTREEAQSLANRLKESGLFPYSVVTHLPQEKALQQTDRGLQPAPDRSKGQGPKL
- a CDS encoding secretin and TonB N-terminal domain-containing protein, whose product is MKIFYGMAALIVCLGLGAGEGLGAETQGKELIIPTLEEAKPLTTGQIPKEKLYSLTVRDADLKEVLFAFSKDNGVNIIVDPDVVGTVTVDLKNVTMAAALDALLKPLDLEYKQKDNIIRVSRPRMETRTFVLNYLTTIRRGSGSVKGVGGSSSTSAGQPSGASPGGSSGGNIASQVITEDFSNLWEEIEKGINNLITKKTGKRIISRDQIIGRRQLDESVKDPKGGLKAAAGPDAAVAGTGPTGITKGETKLTEEYETDSDGKLIINKMAGIILVKDYPEKLREVENFLAKVEETVQRQIYIEAKVIEVQLNNAFQFGIDWRLVPNIMGSGFGGFFRQNLSSTLSFPANNQVQVGVSNADFNALIDALSTQGKVDILSNPRVSTLNNQKAIIKAAIDDVYFDVTVAAGTPPITTATPKYITIGVILDVTPQIDSDGTIIMDIHPSVTERQGTASFPGTGQQAPIISVRETQTIVRVRDGQTILIAGLMQSKEKEELSGVPCLMNVPVAGEAFRHTRKDKTKFEIIVLITPTIYSHKKILDFTKQGERVVQDMQAVPTPSRQDLVR